TGGAAGCTGTCGCAGTTTCCAATATAGGAACAAATCTTTTAGAGATTACGATTGAAAGCCGGGGAGGCACTATTATCATCGCAACGGTCGATACCACGGGCAATCAACCTGTGATTAAAGAGATAACCAATATTATCCCGACCGGGTCTATTTATGAGGAGCGGCATTATATTACGGGCGAAGAGCGGGGAGAGGTTTTATCTGTAGCAAAACTGGACCACAATTTCAAGGAACTCCTGGATAAGGGAGCAACCGTTGAGAGAATAGAGGCGGTGCAAAGTATCGTCGTCACACGGAATATGGATACCGGCGAAACTGATCATACCAGAGAAGGATGGGCAATGGTAACCTTGGAATTTCAGGATGAACAGTGGTTCTTTCTGGTCAGCATTGAACGGACCAAGGTGATCAACAGAGGATCGAGAGTTATCCGATAACGAGATAAAAGACAATGTAAAGAGAGGTGAGTATTCATGAAAAGCACACTTGCACTGGCAAACCGGATACTACTGGCTGTAGCGCTATCGTCCGCTTTTATTCTCGCTGCCTGTGGCCCAGCGACTACCGATAATCCAGCCACAAAGAATGAGGAAGCGGTGGAATTCGCTGACACTAACCTTGAAAGCGTGATAAGAGAAGCAATAGACAAACCTGAAGGCGTAATCTATCCTTCCGACCTCGATGGCCTTATGTCCCTGAAAGCGAGTGACAGGGAAATCGTGAGTCTAGAGGGGTTGGGACATGCTACCCAGCTTATCTCGCTCGAACTCCACAGGAATGCAATTGAGGATATCTCACCGCTGACATCTCTCAAGAATCTGACAAAGCTGTGGCTGGTCGGTAATCGTATAACAGACGTATCGCCGCTGGCCTCACTTACCGGCCTGACCGACCTGCAACTCAGCGGTAATCAGATTATAGACATATCCCCGCTTGCCGGACTCACAAACCTGCTTTTTCTCAATTTGGCCGGTAACAGTATTCAGGAAGTATCACCCTTGGAAAATTTAACGAACCTGGTAAACCTTGACCTTAACGGTAACAAAATAACCGATATATCCAGCTTATCTAATCTTACCGGCCTTATATCGCTCACATTGATGTTCAATCAGGTAGAAGACATTGCTCCCCTGGCTGTTATGACCGAAATGAAGACCCTGGATCTTGGGGGCAACAGGATAGAAGATATATCTCCGTTAGCCGCGCTTACAAAATTGGAGGTTCTGAATCTCGCTCCGCCGAATGGGAACCAGGCAGAAGATATTTCAGCAATAGCATCAATGGAGAAGTTGGTACAGCTAAGAGTCTGGAATAATGGCATAACCGATATCTCTCCGGTGGCGGACTTAACGAATCTGGAAACTCTCTGGGTTCTTGAGGGCAACCCACTTGACGAAGAGTCTTTACGTATTGTAGCGCAACTCAAAAAACGAGGGGTGGAGGTTCGTTAGTCTATCGTCGTGGCAATGATAGTAAACAAAGTATTGCAGTCGGCCGAAATGCCAATATGAAAATGGTAAACGGTCAGTCGCAGTGCAGATAGCAGCGGATTCGCTGCGGTCGTGTTGGAGTGCCACCGGTTTGAAAGAATAAGAATCAAGCGGCTTTCTGGAAATAGTAACCGACTCCCGGTTCAGTCAGGATATACCTGGGCAGAGCCGGGGTTGGCTCTATCTTCTGCCGCAGATGGGAAATATAGATACGCACATAGTCCAGGTCATTGATATATTCCCAGCCCCACACGTTCTCCAGAAGCTCTCGGTGAGTAAGAATATGGCCCGCCTTCTGTACCAGAAGCGCAAAGAGACGGAACTCCCGGGGCGTCAGCTTCACGCGCTCTCCCTGCACCATGACCTTCCGTGCCGCGATATCCACGTTGAGGATGTCATCATTGTAGGTAACTCCCTGCTTCATTCCGTTAACCGAAGGCAAATCGACTCGCCGCAGCGCGGCCCGCACTCTGGCTACCAGTTCCCGGTTGCCCACCGGCTTAAACAGGTACTCGTCCGCACCGTAGTCAAGCCCGCGCACGATATCCCCTTCCGCCTTATGCTGTCCGGTGAGCATGATGATGGGTATATCAGTAACTTCCCGGATACGCTGGCAGATCTGCCAGCCGGTCATCCCGTGCATGACCACATCCAGAAGGACGATATCCGGCCTCTCGTCAAAGAGTAGCCGCAGTCCTTCCTGACCGTCACCGACCTTGAATACCTC
Above is a window of Dehalococcoidales bacterium DNA encoding:
- a CDS encoding leucine-rich repeat domain-containing protein, producing the protein MKSTLALANRILLAVALSSAFILAACGPATTDNPATKNEEAVEFADTNLESVIREAIDKPEGVIYPSDLDGLMSLKASDREIVSLEGLGHATQLISLELHRNAIEDISPLTSLKNLTKLWLVGNRITDVSPLASLTGLTDLQLSGNQIIDISPLAGLTNLLFLNLAGNSIQEVSPLENLTNLVNLDLNGNKITDISSLSNLTGLISLTLMFNQVEDIAPLAVMTEMKTLDLGGNRIEDISPLAALTKLEVLNLAPPNGNQAEDISAIASMEKLVQLRVWNNGITDISPVADLTNLETLWVLEGNPLDEESLRIVAQLKKRGVEVR
- a CDS encoding response regulator transcription factor; the encoded protein is MLAKKVLVIDDDTTFLRLVDQILTRQGYEVFKVGDGQEGLRLLFDERPDIVLLDVVMHGMTGWQICQRIREVTDIPIIMLTGQHKAEGDIVRGLDYGADEYLFKPVGNRELVARVRAALRRVDLPSVNGMKQGVTYNDDILNVDIAARKVMVQGERVKLTPREFRLFALLVQKAGHILTHRELLENVWGWEYINDLDYVRIYISHLRQKIEPTPALPRYILTEPGVGYYFQKAA